The Aedes aegypti strain LVP_AGWG chromosome 3, AaegL5.0 Primary Assembly, whole genome shotgun sequence genome contains a region encoding:
- the LOC5574662 gene encoding uncharacterized protein LOC5574662: MVSTLQLDIEPWDEHQDKPRNMASMDWKRPALEILLNVYRDHPILYDMRHPKYYAKLERQKALNTIIEMLEDHRPGTTTGDILKKIQTMRTQFGQEYNKVRKAQIKGVEYVPTVWWYEYLKFLRQHIKPRATLKDELDDSQDGDEEYMSVSHGNDEYEKYEMYAPEEQYEVDNEGESEIVYEIQSTPKNIKSDNNGETKFIRKREFASVTPISGNEEIIYEITNANTIVPKRKIEMVSPVSSDHNPKQPRKEKVAEQQTPSIKVIDSSSIVKKPDAAEITVEPDRYKSFGQFVASQIAAVKDDFLFYSTQMDVLNVINKAQLKQLQMDKEAASSSKS; the protein is encoded by the exons ATGGTTTCTACATTGCAACTTGATATTGAACCTTGGGACGAGCATCAGGATAAACCGAGAAACATGGCTTCAATGGACTGGAAGAGACCTGCGCTCGAAATTCTTCTAAATGTGTACAGAGACCACCCGATCCTGTACGATATGCGCCACCCAAAATACTATGCCAAGTTGGAGCGCCAGAAAGCTTTGAACACCATTATTGAAATGCTGGAAGATCACAGACCCGGAACCACAACGGGCGACATCCTGAAAAAGATTCAAACCATGAGAACGCAGTTTGGCCAGGAGTACAACAAAGTACGGAAGGCTCAAATCAAAGGCGTCGAGTATGTGCCCACCGTTTGGTGGTATGAGTACTTGAAATTTCTCCGGCAGCACATCAAACCGAGGGCCACCTTGAAGGACGAATTGGACGACAGCCAGGATGGAGACGAGGAGTACATGTCCGTCAGCCACGGCAATGACGAGTATGAAAAGTACGAGATGTACGCACCGGAAGAGCAGTACGAGGTCGACAATGAGGGCGAATCGGAGATAGTCTACGAAATCCAAAGCACACCAAAAA atataaaatCGGATAACAATGGCGAAACCAAATTCATCCGCAAACGAGAGTTCGCCAGCGTAACACCAATCAGTGGCAACGAGGAAATCATCTACGAAATCACCAACGCCAACACGATCGTTCCGAAGCGCAAAATAGAAATGGTCTCTCCCGTCTCCTCGGATCACAATCCAAAGCAACCACGGAAGGAAAAAGTGGCCGAACAACAGACACCGTCCATCAAGGTGATCGACAGTAGTTCGATCGTCAAGAAGCCCGATGCAGCCGAAATCACTGTCGAACCGGATCGGTATAAAAGCTTCGGACAATTTGTAGCTTCGCAGATCGCCGCAGTTAAGGATGATTTCCTGTTCTATTCGACGCAGATGGATGTACTCAATGTCATCAACAAGGCACAGCTGAAGCAGCTACAGATGGACAAGGAAGCTGCTAGTAGCAGTAAATCATAA